A stretch of Longimicrobium terrae DNA encodes these proteins:
- a CDS encoding amino acid permease, with protein MTPSPAPLPLDGLAGQPQLARRLGLFDATMIVMGGIVGSGIFVTPYVVARHVHTPALIVGAWLAGGLIALAGAFVYAELAARRPHVGGQYAYLRDAFHPSVAFVYGWALLLVIQTGGMAAVAVTFARYFREVTHVPLGEPVVAALGIALLVAVNCMGVRSGSTVQNGLMVLKIIAILGLVTAGLIFVTPDAAVVAAPPVAQSGSLLLAFGAAMTPVMFSYGGWQTASFVAGEMRNPRRDLARGLLIGVAGVIALYVGVTLACIHALGADGLAATTTPASSVMRLAFGERGATLIAAGIAISTLGFLSQGMLTAPRVYFAMAADGLFFRSVARVSEKTRAPVVAVVLQGVLSLLIALSGTYEQILSYVVAVDWVFFALTGAALFVFRRRAGDGDDGARVPFHPLTTGLFVAAAALIVIATVVEAPVNSAVGLGIMLAGLPVYLLWRRRAA; from the coding sequence GTGACTCCATCCCCGGCACCCCTCCCGCTCGACGGCCTGGCCGGCCAGCCGCAGCTTGCCCGCAGGCTGGGGCTGTTCGACGCCACCATGATCGTCATGGGCGGCATCGTGGGCAGCGGCATCTTCGTAACGCCATACGTGGTTGCGCGGCACGTGCACACGCCGGCGCTCATCGTGGGCGCGTGGCTGGCGGGCGGGCTCATCGCGCTGGCGGGCGCCTTTGTGTACGCGGAACTCGCGGCGCGCCGGCCGCACGTGGGCGGGCAGTACGCCTATCTGCGCGACGCCTTTCATCCCTCAGTGGCGTTCGTGTACGGCTGGGCGCTGCTGCTAGTGATTCAGACGGGCGGAATGGCGGCCGTGGCGGTTACCTTTGCGCGCTACTTTCGCGAGGTGACGCACGTCCCGCTGGGCGAGCCCGTGGTCGCGGCGCTGGGGATCGCGCTGCTGGTGGCGGTAAACTGCATGGGCGTGCGCTCCGGCAGCACCGTGCAGAACGGGCTGATGGTGCTCAAGATCATCGCCATTCTGGGCCTGGTGACGGCCGGCCTGATCTTCGTCACGCCGGACGCGGCGGTTGTGGCGGCGCCGCCGGTGGCGCAATCCGGAAGCCTGCTGCTGGCCTTTGGCGCGGCCATGACGCCGGTGATGTTTTCGTACGGCGGATGGCAGACGGCCAGCTTTGTCGCGGGCGAAATGCGCAACCCGCGGCGGGATCTGGCGCGCGGGCTGCTGATCGGCGTCGCCGGGGTGATCGCGCTGTACGTGGGCGTCACGCTGGCGTGCATCCACGCGCTGGGCGCGGACGGGCTCGCGGCGACCACGACGCCCGCATCCAGCGTGATGCGCCTGGCGTTCGGCGAGCGCGGGGCCACGCTGATCGCGGCGGGCATCGCCATCAGCACGCTGGGCTTTCTGAGCCAGGGAATGCTCACCGCGCCGCGCGTCTACTTCGCCATGGCGGCGGACGGCTTGTTCTTTCGATCCGTCGCGCGCGTGTCGGAAAAGACGCGGGCGCCCGTCGTCGCCGTCGTCCTGCAGGGCGTGCTGTCGCTGCTGATTGCGCTGTCCGGCACGTACGAGCAGATCCTGAGCTACGTGGTGGCGGTGGACTGGGTGTTCTTTGCCCTCACCGGCGCCGCGCTCTTCGTTTTCCGCCGCCGCGCGGGCGATGGGGATGACGGCGCGCGCGTGCCCTTTCACCCGCTCACGACCGGCCTGTTCGTCGCCGCGGCGGCGCTGATTGTGATCGCCACGGTGGTGGAGGCGCCGGTGAACAGCGCCGTGGGGCTGGGGATCATGCTGGCCGGCCTTCCCGTCTACCTCCTCTGGCGGAGGCGCGCGGCATGA
- a CDS encoding ThuA domain-containing protein translates to MDRREFCGTVAISLLSAACGKPAAAPVSTPRRLLVVTETAGYRHASIPVAVRTIEELGRQTGSWRIAATAGTRDDVAAAISEAGLAQVDAVVFANTTGNIGFTPEGTDAFYRWMENGGAYIGLHSATDTFLGNARYVNLTRGEFDKHGPQTDVVVHVQDPAHPACAGLPASFPIHEEIYEFKNWSRGAVHMLLAMHAHPQTGAPGDYPLAWTHRPGRGRMFYTALGHRDDVYANPIFLQHLRGGMEWALGLRPGDDTPGNAIV, encoded by the coding sequence ATGGATCGAAGAGAGTTCTGCGGCACCGTGGCGATTTCGCTGCTAAGTGCAGCATGCGGAAAACCCGCCGCCGCGCCGGTGTCCACGCCCCGGCGCCTGCTGGTGGTGACGGAAACGGCCGGCTACCGGCACGCCTCCATTCCCGTCGCCGTGCGCACCATCGAGGAACTGGGGCGCCAGACCGGATCGTGGCGGATCGCCGCGACGGCGGGGACGCGCGACGACGTGGCGGCCGCGATCTCGGAGGCCGGCCTGGCGCAGGTGGACGCGGTGGTGTTCGCCAACACCACCGGCAACATCGGGTTCACGCCGGAAGGGACGGACGCGTTCTACCGCTGGATGGAGAACGGCGGCGCGTACATCGGCCTGCACAGCGCCACCGACACCTTTCTGGGCAACGCGCGTTACGTGAACCTGACGCGCGGCGAGTTCGACAAGCACGGCCCGCAGACCGACGTGGTCGTGCACGTGCAGGATCCCGCGCACCCCGCGTGCGCCGGGCTCCCCGCGTCGTTCCCAATCCACGAAGAAATCTACGAGTTCAAGAACTGGAGCCGCGGCGCCGTGCACATGCTGCTGGCCATGCACGCGCATCCGCAGACCGGCGCGCCGGGCGACTATCCGCTGGCGTGGACGCACCGGCCGGGACGCGGGCGCATGTTCTACACGGCGCTCGGCCATCGCGACGACGTGTACGCCAACCCCATCTTTCTGCAGCACCTGCGCGGCGGGATGGAGTGGGCGCTCGGCCTGCGCCCCGGCGACGACACGCCCGGCAACGCCATCGTCTGA
- a CDS encoding DUF885 domain-containing protein encodes MLNDLTARGLLTRREMLAALAAAALPLVSACGAAIAPVSSAAGGADGDAVALLDRIGNDLLNLFPESATSLGLDTGARAGLRAQLTDRSPAGEERIARQLRADLAALAAVDGSRLSHPVRTSVEVVRSAYTTALEGFALPYGDITVGGWRNTPYTVIQNVGAYLDVPRFLDSDHRVENAVDAEAYLARMQSYARELDGELERVRAARGIGLVPPAFLLDKALGQMRLSAQNAREGGTLVESLERRTRNIAGDWAGRARRIAAGEIAPALDRQIRELEAQRAVATNDAGISARPHGEEFYRWALKASTTTSMSPDEVHELGRSELARLQAQMDVILKQAGYTQGTVGERMNALARDPRYKFAEGDAGRAEIRAFIDDRLAWIRAQMPRAFNTVVDPHMEVKRLPPEEEPGAPAAYGGAGSVDGAIPGRFWINLRTTDLHSRYSLADLTFHESIPGHIWQGEYTHGMPLVRQMLAFNAYSEGWALYAEQLADELGAYESDPIGRLGYLQSIAFRACRLVVDTGLHAKGWTREQGVRFFVDVNGSNPLEVASEVDRYCSWPGQACGYKVGHSEINRQRDRARAALGARYDLKAFNDTVVRGGNVPLDVLARNVDEYLRR; translated from the coding sequence ATGCTGAACGATCTGACCGCCCGCGGACTTCTTACGCGCAGGGAAATGCTGGCCGCGCTCGCCGCCGCCGCGCTGCCGCTCGTGTCCGCGTGCGGCGCGGCCATCGCGCCGGTGTCGTCTGCGGCGGGCGGCGCGGACGGGGACGCGGTCGCGCTCCTAGACCGCATCGGCAACGATCTGCTGAACCTGTTCCCGGAGTCGGCGACGTCTCTGGGGCTGGATACGGGCGCGCGGGCCGGGCTACGGGCGCAACTGACTGATCGTTCGCCGGCGGGAGAAGAACGGATCGCGCGGCAGTTGCGCGCGGACCTGGCGGCGCTCGCGGCGGTGGACGGCAGTCGTCTGTCGCATCCAGTGCGCACCAGCGTGGAAGTCGTCCGCAGTGCCTACACGACGGCGCTGGAAGGGTTTGCGCTTCCGTACGGCGATATCACCGTGGGCGGCTGGCGCAACACGCCGTACACCGTCATCCAGAACGTGGGCGCGTACCTGGACGTGCCGCGCTTTCTGGACAGCGACCACCGCGTGGAGAACGCCGTCGACGCCGAGGCGTACCTGGCGCGGATGCAGTCGTACGCGCGCGAGCTGGATGGCGAGCTGGAGCGCGTGCGGGCGGCGCGCGGGATTGGCCTCGTCCCTCCCGCGTTCCTGCTGGACAAGGCGCTGGGGCAGATGCGGCTTTCCGCGCAGAACGCGCGCGAGGGCGGCACGCTGGTGGAATCGCTGGAGCGGCGGACGAGGAACATCGCCGGGGACTGGGCCGGACGCGCGCGGCGGATCGCGGCGGGGGAGATCGCGCCCGCGCTGGACCGGCAGATCCGCGAACTGGAAGCGCAGCGCGCCGTCGCCACGAACGACGCGGGGATCTCGGCGCGGCCGCACGGCGAAGAGTTCTACCGGTGGGCGCTCAAGGCATCCACCACAACGTCCATGTCGCCCGACGAGGTTCACGAGTTGGGCCGCAGCGAGCTGGCGCGGCTGCAGGCGCAGATGGACGTGATCCTCAAGCAGGCGGGCTACACGCAGGGCACCGTGGGCGAGCGGATGAACGCGCTGGCCAGGGATCCGCGCTACAAGTTCGCGGAGGGCGACGCGGGCCGCGCCGAGATCCGGGCGTTCATCGACGACCGGCTGGCGTGGATCCGCGCGCAGATGCCGCGGGCGTTCAACACCGTCGTCGATCCGCACATGGAGGTAAAGCGCCTGCCGCCCGAGGAGGAGCCGGGCGCGCCCGCGGCGTACGGCGGCGCCGGCTCGGTGGACGGCGCCATCCCCGGCCGCTTCTGGATCAACCTGCGCACCACGGACCTGCACAGCCGCTACAGCCTGGCGGACCTGACCTTTCACGAGTCCATCCCAGGCCACATCTGGCAGGGCGAGTACACGCACGGCATGCCGCTCGTCCGCCAGATGCTGGCGTTCAACGCGTACTCCGAGGGGTGGGCGCTCTACGCCGAGCAGCTGGCCGACGAGCTGGGCGCGTACGAGAGCGATCCCATCGGCCGGCTGGGCTACCTGCAGTCCATCGCGTTCCGCGCCTGCCGGCTGGTGGTGGACACCGGCCTGCACGCCAAGGGGTGGACGCGCGAGCAGGGCGTGCGGTTCTTTGTGGATGTGAACGGATCGAACCCGCTGGAGGTGGCCAGCGAGGTGGATCGCTACTGCTCGTGGCCGGGGCAGGCGTGCGGATACAAGGTGGGGCACAGCGAGATCAACCGGCAGCGCGATCGTGCGCGCGCCGCGCTCGGCGCGCGCTACGACCTCAAGGCGTTCAACGACACCGTCGTCCGCGGCGGCAACGTCCCCCTCGACGTCCTCGCCCGCAACGTGGACGAGTACCTGCGGCGGTAG
- a CDS encoding ATP-binding cassette domain-containing protein produces the protein MATTTDTHLPHAADSHDLIRVRGARENNLKDVSIDIPKRRLTVFTGVSGSGKSSLVFGTIAAESQRMINETYSAFLQGFMPTLARPDVDVLEGLTTAIIVDQERMGANPRSTVGTATDANAMLRIVFSRLGQPHIGSPQAFSFNVASISGAGAVTMERGGTTVREKRSFSITGGMCPRCEGRGAVNDIDLSALYDDSKSLNEGALTIPGYTMDGWYGRIFRGCGFFDPDKPIRDYSKKELHDLLHKEPTKIKIDGINLTYAGLIPSIQKSYLSKDVEAMQPHIRAFVERAVTFTTCPECGGTRLSEAARSSKIEGISIADACAMQISDLAAWVRGLNEPSVAPLLEALGETLDSFVDIGLGYLSLDRPSGTLSGGEAQRTKMIRHLGSSLTDVTYVFDEPTIGLHPHDIQRMNDLLLRLRDKGNTVLVVEHKPEAIAIADHVVDLGPGAGTAGGTVCFQGTIDGLRASGTLTGRHLDDRAALKPAVRKPKGALQIRDATRHNLRGVDVDVPLGVLCVVTGVAGSGKSSLIHGSIPASAGVVSVDQTPIRGSRRSNPATYTDLLEPIRKAFAKANGVKPALFSANSEGACPTCNGAGVIYTDLGMMAGVATPCEECEGKRFQAAVLEYKFGGRDISEVLAMPVAEAVAFFGEGEAKTPAAHAILSRMADVGLGYLVLGQPLTTLSGGERQRLKLATHMGGKGGIYVLDEPTTGLHLADVEHLLGLLDRLVDAGKSVIVIEHHQAVMAHADWIIDLGPGAGHDGGRIVFEGTPAALVAARSTLTGEHLAAYVGA, from the coding sequence ATGGCCACGACGACGGACACGCACCTCCCGCACGCCGCCGACAGCCACGACCTGATCCGCGTCCGCGGCGCGCGCGAAAACAACCTCAAGGACGTCAGCATCGACATCCCCAAGCGCCGGCTGACCGTGTTCACCGGCGTGTCCGGCTCGGGCAAGAGCTCGCTGGTGTTCGGCACGATCGCGGCCGAATCGCAGCGGATGATCAACGAAACGTACAGCGCGTTTCTGCAGGGCTTCATGCCCACGCTGGCGCGGCCGGACGTGGACGTGCTGGAGGGGCTCACGACGGCCATCATCGTGGACCAGGAGCGGATGGGCGCCAACCCGCGCTCCACCGTGGGCACCGCGACGGATGCCAACGCCATGCTGCGCATCGTCTTCAGCCGCCTGGGGCAGCCGCACATCGGGTCGCCGCAGGCGTTCTCGTTCAACGTGGCCTCCATCAGCGGCGCGGGCGCGGTGACGATGGAGCGCGGCGGGACGACGGTCAGGGAAAAGCGCAGCTTCAGCATCACCGGCGGCATGTGCCCGCGCTGCGAGGGCCGCGGCGCGGTGAACGACATCGACCTGTCCGCGCTGTACGATGACAGCAAGTCGCTGAACGAGGGCGCGCTCACCATCCCCGGCTACACGATGGACGGATGGTATGGCCGCATCTTTCGTGGCTGCGGCTTCTTCGACCCCGACAAGCCCATCCGCGACTACAGCAAGAAGGAACTGCACGACCTGCTGCACAAGGAGCCCACCAAGATCAAGATCGACGGCATCAACCTCACGTACGCGGGGCTGATTCCCTCCATCCAGAAGTCCTATCTGTCCAAGGATGTGGAGGCCATGCAGCCGCACATCCGCGCCTTTGTGGAGCGGGCGGTGACGTTCACCACCTGTCCGGAGTGTGGCGGCACGCGGCTGTCCGAGGCGGCCCGGTCGTCCAAGATCGAGGGGATCAGCATCGCCGACGCGTGCGCCATGCAGATCAGCGACCTGGCCGCGTGGGTGCGCGGGCTCAACGAGCCGTCGGTGGCGCCGCTGCTGGAGGCGCTGGGCGAGACGCTGGATTCATTCGTGGACATCGGCCTGGGTTACCTGAGCCTGGATCGCCCGTCGGGCACGCTTTCCGGCGGCGAGGCGCAGCGCACCAAGATGATCCGCCACCTGGGCTCATCGCTCACCGACGTCACCTACGTCTTCGACGAGCCCACCATCGGCCTGCATCCGCACGACATCCAGCGGATGAACGACCTGCTGCTGCGGCTGCGCGACAAGGGGAACACGGTGCTGGTGGTGGAGCACAAGCCGGAGGCGATCGCCATCGCCGACCACGTGGTGGACCTGGGCCCCGGCGCGGGCACGGCGGGCGGCACGGTGTGCTTTCAGGGCACGATCGACGGGCTGCGGGCCAGCGGCACCCTCACCGGCCGCCACCTGGACGACCGCGCCGCGCTCAAGCCGGCGGTGCGGAAGCCCAAGGGCGCGCTTCAGATCCGCGACGCGACCCGCCACAACCTGCGCGGCGTGGATGTGGACGTTCCGCTGGGGGTGCTGTGCGTGGTGACGGGCGTGGCGGGTTCCGGAAAGAGTTCGCTCATCCACGGCTCCATTCCCGCGTCCGCCGGCGTGGTTTCGGTGGATCAGACACCTATCCGCGGCTCGCGGCGCAGCAACCCGGCCACGTACACGGACTTGCTGGAGCCCATCCGCAAGGCGTTTGCAAAGGCCAACGGGGTGAAGCCCGCGCTGTTCAGCGCCAACTCCGAAGGCGCGTGCCCCACCTGCAACGGCGCTGGCGTCATCTACACGGATCTGGGGATGATGGCCGGCGTGGCCACGCCGTGCGAGGAGTGCGAGGGGAAGCGCTTTCAGGCCGCGGTGCTGGAATACAAGTTCGGCGGACGGGACATCAGCGAGGTGCTGGCGATGCCGGTGGCGGAAGCGGTGGCGTTCTTCGGGGAGGGTGAGGCGAAGACGCCGGCGGCGCACGCCATTCTTTCGCGCATGGCGGACGTGGGGCTGGGCTACCTGGTGCTGGGCCAGCCGCTTACCACGCTGTCCGGCGGCGAGCGGCAGCGGCTGAAGCTGGCCACGCACATGGGCGGCAAGGGCGGCATCTACGTGCTCGACGAGCCGACGACGGGCCTGCACCTGGCGGACGTGGAGCATCTGCTGGGGCTGCTGGACCGGCTGGTGGACGCGGGCAAGTCGGTGATCGTGATCGAGCACCACCAGGCGGTGATGGCGCACGCGGACTGGATCATCGACCTGGGCCCCGGCGCCGGCCACGACGGCGGCCGCATCGTGTTCGAAGGCACCCCCGCCGCCCTCGTCGCTGCGCGCTCCACCCTCACCGGCGAGCACCTGGCCGCGTACGTGGGTGCGTGA
- a CDS encoding alpha-hydroxy acid oxidase — MTTLDLKTANCEALEPAARAVLSEAAYNYYAGGAEDETTLRANRAAFGRLYLRPRVLVDVGEVDTSVEILGERLSMPILLAPTAFQRLAHPDGEKASARAARAAGTLMVASTLSTTSVGDTAAAAPGPLWFQLYVYRKRDITRALVERAEAAGCTAICLTVTVPVQGNRERDTRTGFRLPPELEMANFAGMPQAAFPDDAAGSGLEAFIAREFDPTLTWSAVDWLRSITRLPIVLKGIVTPEDAALAVEHGADAVIVSNHGGRQLDCAEPTLLALPRVADAVAGRIPVLMDGGIRRGTDVVKALALGARAVLVGRPVLWGLAAGGQPGVERVLEMLGGELRRTLALLGRPSVSAVDASAITEIQGLVLPPRG; from the coding sequence ATGACAACTCTTGACCTGAAGACCGCCAACTGCGAGGCGCTGGAGCCGGCCGCGCGCGCCGTGCTCAGCGAGGCCGCCTACAACTACTACGCGGGCGGCGCCGAAGACGAAACCACGCTGCGCGCCAACCGCGCCGCGTTCGGCCGGCTGTACCTGCGCCCGCGCGTGCTGGTGGACGTGGGCGAGGTCGACACCTCCGTCGAGATCCTGGGCGAGCGGCTGTCGATGCCCATTCTGCTCGCGCCCACCGCCTTTCAGCGCCTGGCGCACCCCGATGGCGAAAAGGCCAGCGCCCGCGCCGCCCGCGCGGCCGGTACGCTGATGGTGGCGAGCACGCTTTCCACCACCTCCGTGGGCGACACCGCGGCCGCCGCGCCGGGGCCGCTCTGGTTTCAGCTCTATGTCTACCGCAAGCGCGACATCACGCGGGCGCTGGTGGAGCGGGCCGAGGCGGCGGGGTGCACGGCCATCTGCCTGACCGTGACCGTGCCCGTGCAGGGGAACCGCGAGCGCGACACGCGAACCGGGTTCCGGCTTCCGCCGGAGCTGGAGATGGCGAACTTTGCCGGGATGCCGCAGGCCGCCTTTCCCGACGACGCGGCCGGATCGGGGCTGGAGGCGTTCATCGCCCGCGAGTTCGATCCCACGCTGACCTGGAGCGCGGTGGACTGGCTGCGCTCCATCACGCGGCTCCCCATCGTGCTCAAGGGGATCGTGACGCCGGAAGATGCCGCACTCGCGGTGGAGCACGGCGCCGATGCGGTGATCGTCTCCAACCACGGCGGGCGCCAGCTGGACTGCGCCGAGCCGACGCTGCTGGCCCTTCCGCGCGTGGCCGACGCCGTCGCGGGCCGCATTCCCGTGCTGATGGACGGCGGCATCCGTCGCGGCACCGACGTAGTAAAGGCGCTCGCGCTGGGCGCGCGCGCCGTGCTGGTGGGACGGCCGGTGCTCTGGGGGCTGGCGGCCGGCGGGCAGCCCGGGGTGGAGCGGGTGCTGGAGATGCTGGGCGGCGAGCTGCGCCGCACCCTCGCCCTCCTCGGCCGGCCGTCGGTGAGCGCGGTGGACGCGAGCGCCATCACCGAAATCCAGGGACTCGTCCTTCCCCCGCGGGGATGA
- a CDS encoding aminotransferase class I/II-fold pyridoxal phosphate-dependent enzyme translates to MTDLPFPAGSAYLRWAKLHPPVRYNLTSSGVPYLPLRELPVTLDDLEISGTGAYGYAPLQAAIAARYRVDVSCVAAAMGASAANLLALAAIAQPGDEVLVETPTYEPLMTAAEWLGVEVRTFSRRAEDGFRIDPDAVQRGMTDRTRAIVITNLHNPSSALADDDTLRRVGTIAERAGARVIVDEVYLDALWEPAPRTSFHLGETFIATNSLTKVYGLNGLRCGWILAAPEIAERAWRLTELFNNIGVHAAERMSVVAFQNLDRIALRSRALLEANGAALNEFYAAHGRLFAAPPHTHGTVSFPRLLAGEVDPLCDLLRARYETAVVPGRFFGLTDHLRIGLGADPEVFREGLERLWFAAGSF, encoded by the coding sequence ATGACGGATCTCCCCTTTCCCGCCGGCTCCGCGTACCTGCGCTGGGCCAAGCTGCACCCGCCGGTGCGCTACAATCTGACGTCCAGCGGCGTACCGTACCTGCCGCTGCGCGAACTCCCCGTCACGCTGGACGACCTGGAGATCAGCGGCACGGGCGCGTACGGATACGCGCCGCTGCAGGCCGCCATCGCCGCGCGGTACCGCGTGGACGTGTCGTGCGTGGCGGCGGCGATGGGCGCGTCGGCGGCCAACCTGCTCGCCCTTGCCGCCATCGCGCAGCCCGGCGACGAGGTGCTGGTGGAGACGCCCACATACGAGCCGCTGATGACCGCGGCGGAGTGGCTGGGCGTGGAAGTGCGCACCTTTTCCCGCCGCGCGGAGGACGGGTTCCGCATCGATCCGGACGCGGTGCAGCGGGGGATGACAGACCGCACGCGCGCCATCGTCATCACCAACCTGCACAATCCTAGCAGCGCCTTGGCGGACGACGACACGCTGCGGCGGGTCGGGACGATCGCGGAACGGGCGGGGGCGCGGGTGATCGTGGATGAGGTGTACCTGGACGCGCTGTGGGAGCCCGCGCCGCGCACCAGCTTTCACCTGGGCGAAACGTTCATCGCCACGAACAGCCTGACGAAAGTCTACGGACTGAACGGGTTGCGCTGCGGATGGATTCTGGCCGCGCCGGAAATCGCGGAGCGCGCGTGGCGGCTTACGGAACTGTTCAACAACATCGGGGTGCACGCGGCGGAGCGGATGAGCGTGGTGGCGTTCCAGAACCTGGACAGAATCGCCCTTCGCTCGCGCGCGCTGCTGGAGGCCAACGGCGCCGCGCTGAACGAGTTCTACGCGGCGCACGGGCGCCTTTTCGCGGCGCCGCCGCACACGCACGGCACCGTGTCGTTTCCTCGGCTGCTGGCGGGAGAGGTGGACCCGCTGTGCGATCTGCTGAGGGCGCGGTACGAAACGGCCGTCGTCCCGGGCCGCTTCTTCGGGTTGACGGATCACCTGCGCATCGGGCTGGGCGCGGACCCGGAGGTGTTTCGCGAGGGGCTGGAGCGGCTGTGGTTTGCGGCGGGGTCGTTCTGA
- a CDS encoding PIN domain-containing protein, giving the protein MGILIDTSILIAHERGRLDITAHLAGREDEEFFVSVITASELLHGVHRAQDASVRARRSAFVEALLERFPLIGIELSTARAHARLWADLAAAGTPIGPNDLWLAATAVTHGFSLVTANLREFRRVPGLNVVEWPAA; this is encoded by the coding sequence GTGGGAATCCTGATCGACACCAGCATCCTCATCGCGCACGAGCGGGGTCGGTTGGACATCACCGCGCACCTCGCGGGACGTGAGGACGAAGAATTCTTTGTGTCCGTGATTACCGCCAGCGAACTGCTGCACGGTGTTCACCGCGCCCAGGATGCGAGCGTGCGGGCCCGCCGCTCAGCCTTTGTAGAAGCGTTGCTCGAACGCTTCCCGCTGATCGGCATCGAGCTTTCGACGGCCCGAGCGCACGCGCGGCTCTGGGCTGATCTGGCGGCTGCGGGAACTCCGATCGGTCCCAACGACCTCTGGCTCGCGGCGACCGCGGTCACGCACGGATTTTCGTTGGTCACCGCGAACCTGCGCGAATTCCGCCGCGTCCCAGGGCTCAACGTCGTGGAGTGGCCCGCCGCCTGA